The Scytonema hofmannii PCC 7110 genome has a segment encoding these proteins:
- a CDS encoding AAA-like domain-containing protein: MSGHPSPTRKILLLSANPSGISQLRLDEEMREIQEGLRRAHMRDRFSIDRAEAVRYRDIHRAILEYEPHIIHFSGHGSPEDGLLFESEAGQQKLVDAEALAGLFQLFADQVDCVVLNACYSKYQATEIAQHINYVVGMSQDIGDKAAIEFAVGFYDALGADKDYEFAYKLGCQLIRMAGIPEHLTPQLLQRKHSPPEEPPRSGYPINTSSALELEYPNGHVPLSSPFYIEHDGIESVCYETLVKPGSLIRIKAPKLMGKTSLLTRILAHGSLQNYQAVYLDFGGIDKSVLINLDRFLRWLCGRVGDELNLNNRVDDAWNIKILGSNDNCTAYFKKHILAQIDSPLVLGLDEVDRLFPYSEVVEDFFGMLRSWHEKGKISDAWKQLRLVLAHSTEAYIPLDIHQSPFNAGVPVELEEFNQQQVQDLAYLHGMKGNNALIEELRSMVGGHPYLVRLALYHIAAGKVTLEHLLQSATTEAGIYANHLRSLLDILQPIPELAQAMKKVVNSTVPVELDSIQIYKLHSLGLVHQQSNYVMPRCQLYREYFRRVL, translated from the coding sequence ATGAGTGGTCATCCCAGTCCAACCCGAAAAATCTTGCTTCTGTCAGCAAATCCCTCTGGCATCAGCCAGTTGCGTCTGGATGAGGAGATGCGCGAAATTCAGGAGGGGTTGAGACGGGCACATATGCGCGATCGCTTTTCAATAGATAGGGCAGAAGCAGTACGCTACAGGGATATACACAGAGCTATTTTGGAATACGAACCGCACATCATTCATTTTTCAGGACACGGATCGCCAGAAGACGGCTTATTATTTGAATCGGAGGCAGGTCAACAGAAGTTAGTTGATGCAGAGGCATTGGCGGGATTGTTTCAACTGTTTGCTGACCAAGTGGACTGTGTTGTCCTCAATGCTTGCTACTCCAAGTACCAAGCTACTGAGATAGCCCAACATATTAATTATGTGGTTGGCATGAGTCAGGACATAGGAGATAAAGCAGCCATTGAATTTGCTGTTGGTTTTTATGATGCACTTGGAGCAGATAAAGATTACGAGTTTGCTTATAAACTAGGGTGTCAACTTATTCGTATGGCAGGGATACCAGAACATTTAACACCTCAACTTTTACAGAGGAAACATTCCCCACCAGAAGAACCGCCACGCTCTGGTTATCCAATAAACACTTCTTCCGCGTTGGAGTTAGAGTATCCAAATGGTCATGTGCCGCTTTCTTCGCCCTTTTATATAGAGCATGATGGGATCGAGTCTGTTTGTTATGAAACACTGGTTAAGCCTGGTTCCCTAATTCGGATTAAAGCACCAAAACTGATGGGTAAAACTTCTTTGCTAACCAGGATTCTCGCTCATGGATCTCTTCAGAATTATCAAGCAGTTTACTTGGATTTTGGTGGTATAGATAAATCCGTACTCATCAATCTCGACAGATTTCTACGTTGGCTTTGTGGAAGGGTTGGTGATGAACTTAACCTTAACAATCGAGTGGACGATGCTTGGAATATCAAAATTCTAGGTAGCAATGACAACTGTACAGCTTACTTCAAAAAGCATATCTTAGCTCAAATCGATTCTCCTTTGGTTTTAGGTTTGGATGAAGTAGATCGGTTATTTCCTTATAGCGAAGTGGTTGAAGATTTTTTCGGGATGCTACGCTCTTGGCATGAAAAGGGGAAGATTTCTGATGCTTGGAAACAACTGCGGTTAGTGTTAGCGCATTCCACGGAAGCCTACATTCCCTTGGATATCCATCAATCTCCCTTTAATGCTGGAGTACCTGTTGAGCTAGAAGAGTTTAATCAGCAGCAAGTACAAGATTTGGCGTATTTGCATGGCATGAAGGGAAACAATGCTCTAATAGAAGAACTCAGGTCAATGGTAGGAGGGCACCCATATCTAGTGCGGTTAGCGTTGTATCATATTGCTGCTGGGAAAGTTACCTTAGAACATTTGTTACAATCGGCGACAACAGAAGCAGGAATTTACGCTAATCACTTGCGATCGCTACTGGACATCTTGCAACCAATACCAGAACTAGCCCAAGCAATGAAAAAAGTTGTGAATTCGACTGTTCCGGTAGAATTAGATTCAATCCAGATTTACAAGTTGCACAGTCTTGGACTGGTGCATCAGCAGAGCAATTATGTTATGCCCCGATGCCAACTGTACCGTGAGTATTTCCGCCGTGTCTTGTAA
- a CDS encoding CHAT domain-containing protein: MAARISNFYQVGASLPVDAPSYVKRLADEEFYQKLKAGKFCYVLNSRQMGKSSLRVQTMQRLQASGTVCAAIDLTGIGKHKVTLAQWYGGIVYALVESCQLEDKFDFDWQTWWQKHQEVFDPVMCLRLFIEKVLLVKIEQQIVIFVDEIDRVLSQDFSLDDFFALIRFFQNQRVDNPAFERLTFALLGVATPSDLITDKTQTPFNIGEAIELHGFQIDEVEPLIKGLRLRFRDPQAVMKEILDWTGGQPFLTQKLCQFMVEESEKENPRTVEEVVRSRIIENWESQDEPEHLRTIRDRILRNEQRAPYLLELYQQIQQYGEIATNNNVEISELQLSGLVVKQQGKLRVYNCVYQEVFDQNWIETQLKNLRPYSENFKFWIASGGVDRSRLLRGKALQDALEWARDKNLNYQDKEFLAASQAKETEEEIAALEKEAELERERKDREAVEKRNQVLTEANKKAQRRISIGTIVLILTLVITAILGILAGREVVKARSAAEEAKQAQQAQREAEKRAIAAAKKVQQAQAKATVAEDRATKATQTVQQIQQEVALATAKLKKAQQDAQIANQNEKVAKQRVQQAQQEVALATAKLKKAQQDAQAANQNEKVAKQRVQQAQQEVASTKIWIKQTKQEIQNVSQLSALGGELYKAQKQSEAEQAWKQASLSFEIRDLRLKQAMLLNNISIAYQQLGKLTEANKAVSDSLKLLQTDVDQKNSTDRLVILAQALNAKGRLLESQKNIKAALSAYTEAFNSLQSLGSDLTSINPAIQVSFEDTVEHVYRSLIGALLQTSKETGFNQQNLKKTRQLIESLFLTELNNFRKLAPLNAHLKEIDEINPQATAIYPILLDDRLDIIIHSPQQPLRYHSTNISQKEMKTLISNMQKYVQKFRVETKDNVEMMLYSKKLYSLLIKPIEADLIRSRSTNLVFILDGSLQDIPIAALYNDDGKQYLVEKYAITLTPALQILDPQPSRKKPLIGLIAGISESQNNFAAMPAVKEEVATIRQIIVDSHVLLNSAVTSTALKKAINSSASIIHLAVNGQYSSNPEETFILVWDKRIKERDFEQLLLSREKDKFNPIELLVLSSCQSAEGSDRVLFGLGGVALRSGVRSTVATLWEVNDKSTAEFMGEFYKQLIKPSVTKAEALRNAQLILLKSEFFKEPFYWAPFVLIGNG, translated from the coding sequence ATGGCAGCACGTATTTCCAACTTCTATCAGGTTGGAGCAAGTCTCCCAGTTGATGCTCCCAGCTATGTCAAGCGACTTGCAGACGAAGAGTTTTACCAAAAATTGAAGGCGGGTAAGTTTTGTTATGTGCTCAACTCTCGGCAGATGGGTAAGTCCAGCTTGCGAGTGCAGACAATGCAGAGGTTGCAAGCTTCTGGGACAGTTTGTGCTGCAATCGACCTAACGGGTATTGGCAAACATAAGGTCACACTAGCCCAATGGTATGGAGGGATTGTTTACGCACTGGTAGAAAGCTGCCAGTTAGAAGACAAATTTGATTTCGATTGGCAGACATGGTGGCAAAAGCACCAGGAAGTCTTCGATCCAGTGATGTGTTTAAGATTGTTTATTGAAAAAGTATTACTAGTAAAGATCGAGCAACAGATAGTCATCTTCGTTGATGAAATTGACAGAGTACTGAGCCAAGATTTTTCTTTGGATGATTTTTTTGCGCTCATTAGGTTTTTTCAGAATCAACGTGTTGATAATCCAGCTTTTGAGCGGCTCACATTTGCTTTGTTGGGAGTAGCGACTCCAAGCGATTTGATTACTGATAAAACCCAAACCCCCTTTAACATTGGTGAAGCAATTGAACTGCATGGTTTTCAGATTGATGAAGTCGAGCCGCTCATCAAGGGATTGCGCTTAAGATTTAGAGATCCCCAAGCAGTGATGAAGGAAATTTTGGACTGGACGGGAGGACAACCCTTTCTGACACAAAAGCTGTGTCAGTTTATGGTAGAGGAGTCCGAGAAAGAAAATCCGCGTACAGTTGAGGAGGTAGTGCGATCGCGTATCATTGAGAATTGGGAATCTCAAGATGAGCCAGAGCATTTGAGGACTATACGAGATAGAATTCTCAGAAATGAGCAACGCGCACCTTATTTGCTGGAGTTGTATCAGCAGATTCAACAATATGGAGAAATAGCTACTAATAACAATGTTGAAATTAGTGAGTTACAGTTATCGGGGTTAGTTGTTAAACAACAAGGCAAGTTAAGAGTTTATAATTGCGTTTATCAAGAAGTTTTTGACCAGAATTGGATTGAAACTCAATTAAAAAATTTGCGTCCCTACTCTGAAAATTTTAAGTTTTGGATAGCTTCTGGTGGTGTCGATCGCTCTAGATTGTTGAGAGGAAAAGCCTTACAGGATGCTTTGGAGTGGGCAAGAGATAAAAATCTAAATTATCAAGATAAGGAGTTTTTGGCAGCTAGCCAAGCGAAAGAAACAGAAGAGGAAATAGCTGCATTGGAAAAAGAAGCTGAGTTAGAACGTGAAAGAAAAGATAGAGAAGCAGTAGAAAAAAGAAATCAGGTTTTGACTGAGGCTAATAAGAAAGCTCAAAGACGGATTAGTATTGGAACTATTGTTTTAATTTTGACTTTAGTAATTACAGCTATCTTAGGAATTCTGGCAGGGAGGGAAGTTGTAAAAGCGAGGAGTGCAGCAGAAGAAGCCAAGCAGGCTCAACAAGCGCAGAGAGAAGCAGAAAAAAGAGCAATAGCAGCGGCAAAGAAGGTTCAACAGGCTCAAGCAAAGGCAACAGTAGCGGAAGACAGAGCAACAAAGGCAACGCAGACGGTTCAACAGATTCAGCAGGAAGTTGCTTTGGCTACAGCAAAACTGAAAAAGGCACAACAAGACGCTCAAATCGCTAATCAGAACGAAAAAGTTGCCAAGCAGCGAGTTCAACAGGCTCAGCAGGAAGTTGCTTTAGCTACAGCAAAACTGAAAAAGGCACAGCAAGACGCTCAAGCTGCCAATCAGAACGAAAAAGTTGCTAAGCAGCGAGTTCAACAGGCTCAGCAAGAAGTTGCGTCTACCAAAATATGGATTAAACAAACAAAGCAAGAAATTCAAAATGTCTCACAGCTATCTGCACTAGGTGGAGAACTTTATAAAGCACAGAAGCAATCCGAGGCAGAACAAGCATGGAAACAGGCATCTCTGTCCTTTGAGATCCGAGACCTAAGATTAAAGCAAGCTATGTTGCTAAATAATATTTCAATAGCATATCAGCAACTTGGTAAGTTAACTGAGGCAAATAAAGCAGTTTCAGACAGTTTGAAGCTATTACAGACAGATGTAGATCAAAAAAACTCTACTGACAGATTAGTAATTCTTGCCCAAGCTTTAAATGCCAAAGGTCGTCTGCTCGAATCTCAAAAGAATATTAAAGCAGCTTTGTCTGCTTATACTGAAGCATTTAATAGCCTCCAGTCTTTAGGCAGCGATTTAACTAGTATCAATCCAGCTATACAGGTTTCTTTTGAGGATACTGTAGAACACGTATATCGGAGTCTAATTGGAGCACTTTTGCAAACTTCTAAAGAAACTGGATTTAATCAACAAAATCTTAAAAAAACTCGTCAACTTATAGAATCTCTCTTTTTGACTGAACTAAATAACTTTCGCAAATTAGCTCCTTTAAATGCTCATCTAAAAGAAATTGACGAGATTAATCCACAAGCTACAGCAATCTATCCAATTCTTCTTGATGACCGCTTAGATATTATTATTCACTCACCCCAGCAACCTCTACGTTATCACTCAACCAATATCTCTCAAAAAGAGATGAAAACCTTAATTAGCAATATGCAAAAATATGTGCAAAAATTTCGTGTTGAAACCAAAGACAATGTAGAGATGATGCTCTATTCTAAAAAACTTTATAGCTTGTTAATTAAACCTATTGAAGCTGATTTAATTAGAAGCCGCTCCACTAATTTGGTATTTATACTAGATGGTTCTCTGCAAGATATTCCCATAGCTGCTCTTTACAACGATGACGGAAAGCAATATTTAGTAGAAAAATATGCAATCACTCTCACTCCCGCTTTACAGATACTAGATCCCCAACCCTCTAGAAAAAAGCCTTTGATAGGTTTAATCGCCGGAATTTCTGAAAGTCAAAACAACTTCGCTGCAATGCCTGCTGTTAAAGAGGAAGTAGCAACAATACGACAAATAATAGTAGATAGTCATGTGCTGCTCAATAGTGCTGTCACTAGTACAGCCTTGAAAAAAGCTATTAATTCTTCCGCCTCAATAATACACCTTGCAGTTAATGGTCAATATAGCTCTAATCCAGAAGAGACATTTATTCTAGTTTGGGATAAAAGAATTAAGGAAAGGGATTTTGAACAGTTACTTTTATCAAGAGAAAAAGACAAATTCAACCCCATTGAATTACTGGTTCTCAGTTCTTGTCAAAGTGCTGAAGGTAGCGATCGGGTTCTCTTTGGATTGGGTGGAGTAGCCCTGCGTTCTGGAGTACGTAGTACTGTCGCTACCCTATGGGAAGTAAATGACAAATCAACCGCTGAATTTATGGGTGAGTTTTACAAGCAACTAATTAAACCTAGTGTTACTAAAGCTGAAGCCCTCCGCAATGCACAATTAATATTACTAAAAAGTGAATTCTTCAAAGAGCCATTTTACTGGGCACCATTTGTTCTAATAGGTAATGGATGA
- a CDS encoding CHASE2 domain-containing protein yields MTKTVKYVSRKIWRQVQAEIGIWRVGALPGLSVIALVIIARLLGFLQPLELSVFDYFLKLRPAEPTDERILIVGINKEDIRSIKSYPIPDGELALLLAKLQTYKPSAIGLDLFRGLPVEPGHTELVRQLKQNKNIIGIEKVLPYLKDFTTNPPPEIPPDQVGFVDTILDRDGYLRRNLLGTSDLKGRYKFSLPIRLAETYLSSRGFSLENGIQDSQAMRFGGTELPRFLPNFGGYVRADAGGNQILLSFRSGRQPFRIVSLQDVKAGNFSPDWIRDRIVLIGVTASSSGDSVNTAAIDSANRSVVSGVEIQAHAVSQIVSAVLDGRPLLKVWTDGWEYVWIFAWGLLGISLGRIFLSPLKIILGLGVTSATLVSTCYVLLIMGWWIPVVPSLLVLIMNGGGLTSSLFYRYQQDVKTRLQERQFVLEKVFNEIHNSPLQSIASTLRGIEKQQLSSEQVYSNLKRLNSELREIYKFLRRETLTQDNNLYLSNGLKLDLEEPIHEVLHEVYSNTLEREFPCFKTLKIKIIKFEPIDSRFLSIEHKRGLCLFLEEALANVGKYAVGVTRLEVICIQEQGLNLIRVVDNGSGIKSLYKGIGTQLSQNLARQLGGAFQRGVNSPKGTICELTWSVKRPWYEIFNLMFPLNK; encoded by the coding sequence TTGACTAAGACTGTGAAATATGTAAGTAGAAAAATTTGGCGACAGGTTCAAGCGGAAATTGGCATTTGGCGAGTAGGCGCACTACCAGGACTATCTGTGATTGCGCTTGTCATAATTGCTCGCTTATTAGGATTTCTTCAACCTCTAGAACTCAGTGTATTTGATTACTTTCTAAAATTACGCCCTGCTGAACCAACAGATGAACGAATTTTAATTGTTGGCATTAATAAGGAAGATATTCGCAGCATTAAAAGTTATCCAATACCTGATGGGGAATTGGCACTATTGCTTGCAAAATTACAAACTTACAAGCCAAGTGCGATCGGTCTTGATTTATTTAGAGGCTTACCTGTTGAGCCAGGTCACACAGAATTAGTCAGGCAATTAAAACAGAACAAGAATATCATTGGCATTGAAAAAGTCCTTCCCTATTTAAAGGATTTTACAACCAACCCACCACCAGAAATTCCTCCCGATCAAGTAGGCTTTGTTGATACCATTCTTGATCGTGATGGCTACCTAAGGCGTAACCTTCTGGGTACATCAGATTTAAAAGGAAGATATAAATTTTCTCTACCAATCCGTCTTGCAGAAACTTATTTATCTAGTAGAGGTTTTTCTCTAGAAAATGGCATTCAGGATTCACAGGCAATGCGTTTTGGAGGCACTGAATTGCCAAGATTTCTGCCAAATTTCGGAGGATATGTTAGAGCAGATGCGGGTGGAAACCAAATACTTCTTAGTTTTCGCAGTGGGCGGCAACCTTTTCGGATTGTATCGCTACAAGATGTTAAGGCAGGGAATTTCTCGCCTGACTGGATTCGCGATCGCATCGTTCTAATAGGGGTTACAGCGTCTAGTTCGGGAGATTCTGTGAATACTGCTGCAATTGACAGTGCTAACCGTAGCGTAGTGTCTGGGGTAGAAATTCAAGCCCATGCTGTTAGCCAAATCGTTAGTGCAGTTCTTGATGGGCGACCACTTTTAAAAGTATGGACTGATGGATGGGAGTATGTCTGGATTTTTGCCTGGGGACTTTTAGGGATTAGCCTTGGTCGAATATTTTTGTCACCGCTCAAGATTATTTTAGGGCTTGGGGTTACAAGCGCAACATTAGTTAGTACTTGCTATGTATTGCTGATTATGGGTTGGTGGATTCCAGTTGTTCCATCACTGCTTGTTCTTATTATGAATGGAGGGGGATTAACATCCTCATTATTTTACCGCTATCAACAAGATGTGAAAACACGCCTTCAAGAGCGTCAATTCGTTCTTGAAAAAGTCTTCAACGAAATTCATAATAGTCCGCTGCAAAGTATTGCCAGTACGTTACGGGGAATTGAGAAGCAACAATTGTCATCGGAACAGGTGTACTCAAATCTTAAACGTTTGAATAGCGAATTGCGAGAAATCTATAAGTTCTTACGGCGAGAAACCTTAACTCAAGACAATAATCTTTATCTTAGTAACGGTCTAAAACTGGATTTGGAAGAGCCAATTCATGAGGTTCTTCATGAGGTCTATTCAAATACCCTAGAACGTGAATTTCCCTGCTTTAAAACACTAAAAATTAAGATTATTAAGTTTGAGCCAATTGACAGTCGCTTCTTAAGCATCGAACATAAGAGAGGACTTTGTCTATTCCTAGAAGAAGCGCTAGCTAATGTTGGTAAATATGCAGTAGGGGTAACTCGTCTTGAGGTAATTTGCATACAAGAGCAAGGGTTAAATCTAATCCGCGTGGTGGACAATGGTTCTGGTATTAAGTCATTATATAAAGGTATAGGAACGCAGCTATCACAAAACCTTGCTCGGCAGCTTGGAGGAGCGTTTCAACGGGGAGTCAATTCTCCCAAAGGCACAATTTGTGAACTTACTTGGTCTGTGAAAAGACCTTGGTATGAAATTTTTAATCTAATGTTTCCCTTAAACAAATAG
- a CDS encoding response regulator transcription factor, translated as MSLKIVVIDDHEMLLQGTLGVLKEQYPDAEILTAQTAQSAKELIKSSQPALVITDLSMPEMPGDLAQIETGMQLLRSLMQLYPTLNIVVQSSYPRSLVRLKPSISLHEGGFTVVNKSLPVNEMLTKVDWSLKGLIYTPKEMRSGLELSPEWLEVLKLAFQEGLQDKVIAEHMNVSERTVRNYWTQLQNVLGVYPDAGKNIRIQTEIRAREEGLID; from the coding sequence GTGAGTCTCAAAATTGTTGTTATTGACGATCACGAAATGTTGCTGCAAGGTACGCTAGGTGTCCTGAAGGAGCAGTATCCGGATGCGGAAATTTTGACTGCTCAAACAGCACAGAGTGCAAAGGAATTAATAAAAAGTTCTCAACCTGCTCTGGTGATTACAGATCTTTCTATGCCAGAAATGCCTGGAGATCTGGCCCAGATTGAGACTGGTATGCAGCTTCTTAGAAGCTTAATGCAACTGTATCCAACCCTAAATATTGTTGTGCAAAGTAGCTATCCGCGTTCTCTAGTGCGGCTAAAACCTTCTATTAGCCTTCACGAAGGAGGTTTTACAGTGGTGAACAAAAGTTTGCCAGTGAATGAAATGTTAACCAAGGTAGATTGGTCGCTCAAAGGGCTTATTTATACTCCGAAGGAAATGCGTTCTGGATTGGAGCTTAGCCCTGAGTGGCTGGAAGTTTTGAAGTTAGCTTTCCAAGAGGGATTACAGGACAAGGTGATCGCCGAGCATATGAACGTATCTGAACGAACTGTTCGGAACTACTGGACTCAACTTCAGAATGTTCTAGGTGTGTATCCAGATGCTGGTAAAAATATACGAATTCAAACTGAGATCCGAGCGAGAGAAGAAGGTTTAATTGACTAA